The sequence GTCCGTTGCATCATAGAGACGGATGATCGTCCGGCCGGTTGTCGACTTTCCGCATCCCGACTCGCCGACGAGACCGAATGTTTCACCTCGGTTGATCTTGAAGCTGATGTCATCGATCGCCCGCACTTCATTCGGTTTTCCTTCGTTGAAATACTGTTTCAGGTTCTTCACTTCAAGTAAGACATCTGACATCATGCACGCCCTCCTGTTGCTTCATAGTATCGGCTGCCCGGGAATGTCCGCATCCGTTCGATGATTGCAGCAGGCGGTTCCACTTGCGGTGCTTGCGGATGCAGCAGCCATGTTGCTGCATAATGTGTGTCGCTCACCTGGAAGAATGGGGGTGGCTGTTCCATATCGATCTTCAGGGCATATTCGCTTCGGAGTGCAAAGGCATCCCCTTTCGGCGGGTTCAGCAGATCCGGCGGCGTGCCGGGAATCGCATACAGCTTCTCGTCATTGACGTCCATTGACGGCATCGAACTCAGCAGCCCCCATGTGTACGGATGCTGCGGATTGTAGAAGATTTCATCCACTGTGCCGATCTCGACAATCTTACCGCCGTACATGACCGCAACCCGGTCCGCGACGTTTGCGACGACACCAAGGTCATGGGTGATGAAAATGATCGATGTATCGATCTTCTTCTGGATATCTTTCATGAGCTCCAGGATCTGAGCCTGGATGGTAACGTCCAGCGCAGTTGTCGGCTCATCGGCGATGAGGATCTGGGGATTGCACGCAAGCGCAGTCGCAATAACAATCCGCTGCCGCTGTCCGCCGGAAAACTGGTGCGGGTACATCTTATAACGGTTTTCCGCATTAGGAATGCCGACCATGTTGAGTAAGTCGATTGCCACTTTACGTGCTTTCGCCTTGCTCACTTTTTGGTGCTTCAAGATCGGTTCCATGATCTGCTTCCCGATGGTCATCGTCGGGTTCAGGGAGGTCATCGGATCCTGGAAGATCATCGAAATATCTTTCCCGCGGATTTTCTGCATCTCTGTATCCGAGAGTTTTGTCAGGTCTTTCCCATCGAACAGGATTTCCCCGTTTTTGAATTCGGCACTCGATTCGGGCAGAAGACGCATGATCGATTTCGTCGTGACGGATTTCCCTGAACCCGACTCCCCGACAATCGCCAATGTCTCCCCTTTGTTCAAATCGAAGTTGACGCCGCGAATCGCTTTCACTTCTCCAGCAAACGTATGGAAGGAAAGCTCTAAATTTTTGACTTGTAGTATTTTACTCATTCTGCTTTCCTCCTAGTTAGTCCTTCATCTTCGGATCGAGCGCATCGCGCAGTCCGTCACCAATCAAGTTGAATGCGATCATGAGAACACTGATGACGATGGACGGGTACAGCAGAACGTATGGCTGGTTCCGCATCACTTTGTAACCGTCATCGATCAGAGTTCCGAGTGAGGCATCTGGCGGCTGAAGACCGATCCCGATGAAGCTCAGGAATGCTTCGAAGAAAATAGCGTTCGGAATGGTGAACATCGTGTTGATGATGATGATTCCGAGAACGTTCGGCATGAGGTGCTTCGACATGATCTTCGTATCATTCGTTCCGAGTGTCCGGGCTGCCAGGACGAATTCCTGGTTTTTATATTTCAGAATCTGTGCCCGGACAATACGGGACATCCCGATCCACCCGGTGATGGAGATGGCGATGATGATCGCCTTGATGCCCGGTTCCATGATCATGAGCATCAGGATGACGACAATGAGAGTCGGGATCCCGATCAGGATTTCGACGATCCGCTGCATGATATCATCCGTCCGTCCCCCGAAGTATCCGGAAATCCCTCCGTACAGGACACCGATCACAAGGTCGATGACTGCCGCTACAAAGGCGATGAGAAGCGAAATCTGGGTACCTTCCCACAGTCGGGTGAACAAGTCACGGCCGAGTCCATCCGTACCGAACCAGTAATATTCGTCGACTTTCTTCATCTCATACAAGTTGACTTTCTTGCCGCCGAGGTTTCCGACGCCGTCCATGATGCCGAGTTTCTCAATACCCGGAACTTTCGGCGGAAGATTCGCATGCCGCAAATTCTGGGCAGCACCATCGTGGCCATTCAAATGCGGACCGATGAACGCCATTAGAATCAGAAGCACAAGGACAACCATACTGACGATGGCCGCTTTGTTCTTACGGAGGCGGAGCCAGGCATCCTGCCAGAAACTCAAGCTCGGTTTTTCGATCCGTTCTGCCTGATCACTGTTCAGGGATATCCGTTCAAATTGGTCTTGGGGCAGTTGTTCGTGATCTTTTTGCATTATGCTTTCCCTCCAGCCAAGCGGATACGCGGATCAATGACACCGTACAGAATATCCACAATGAAAATAACCACAATAAGAAATGCCGAGAAGAACAGCGTAGTTCCCATGATTGTCGCGAAGTCGTTGACCATGATCGAAGAAACGAACTGCTCCCCGATTCCGGGAATCGCGAAAATTTTCTCGACAACGAGTGAGCCGGTAACGAGGCCTGCAGCGACCGGTCCGAGAACTGTGATGAGCGGAATGAGCGCGTTCCGGAATGCGTGCTTGAATGCGATTTCGAACTTGTTCGCACCTTTCGCCTTGGCGAGTGTAATGTAATCGGAACTCATCACTTCGATCATCTCGGTCCGGATGAAACGTGCGGACAGTGCAAGAGGTCCCATTGCAAGTGCCAGCGATGGAAGTACACTGGACTGCCAGCCGTCATTCCACAGGCCGACCGGAAGCAGGTGCCATTGGGAAGCGACATAGTATTGAAGGAGTGAGGCGAATACGAACGATGGAATCGAGCTTCCCAATATCGCCATGAACGTACTCCCGTAATCCCAGAATGTATTCTGCCTTAATGCGGCCAGCATTCCGAGGAGGATACCGACAAGGGTGCCGAATACCATCGCCTGGGCGCCGAGGATGAACGACGGCTTGATACGTGAAGCAAGAAGGTCATTGACGCTCTTGCCTTTGAATGCGAAGGACGTACCAAGATCGCCTTTTGCCAAGTTTTTCATGTAAATTGCATATTGGACAGGTGCCGGCTTGTCGATACCGTATTTTTTCTCGACAATCTTCTTTTGCGTGTCATTCAGCTTGCTGTAAGACGCAATCGGGGAACCTGGCAATGTCTGCATTAAGAAAAATGTTGTCGTCGCAATGAGAAACATTGTGATGAACATATAAATGATCCGTTTACCAATATATTTAACCATGCTGCACCTCCAGGTCTATGTACCACTGTATCTGAAACCGTGTCGACGATTTGTATTCAAAATGAAAGCACTTACAAAACATTCACATTATTTTCTGTTATTGAAAAAGAGAGTATATGGCGGAACGCCGCCATATACTCCCGTTATTCAGCTGAACCGCTTACTCTTTACCTGAAATATACGCCCACTTATAGCTGTAGTCAGCTCCGAATGGGTGGCTTACCAAACCTTTGAAGTATGGTTTTTCAAGGAAAATCAAACCGCGCTGATAGATCGGTGCGATAGCTGCATCGTCCTCCAGAAGGATTTTTTCAGCTTTAGCGAATGCTTCATAACGCTCTTCCGGCTTCAATGCCAAGTCGCCTTTCGAATCGGCAATCAGCTGGTCATATTCTTTGTTGGAATAAGACATCAAGTTGTTTGTTCCATCTGTGACGAACAGATCCAGGAAGGAGATCGGATCCTGGAAGTCAGGGCCCCATCCGGAAACTTGGATATCGTAATCCTGTGAGCTGTCAAGCTCAAGACGTACTGCGAATGGAACTTCTTTCAGCTTGATCTTCAGACCTTCAAGGTTCGTTTCGAGCTGAGATTTGAAGTACTCATCCATCTTCTTGGAAAGCTCTGTATCTCCGCCGAGGATTTCAAGCTCAAGGCTGTCGACACCGAGTTCATCCAATCCTTTTTTCCAGAATTCTTTCGCTTCTTCCGCGTTGTACTCGAGGTGGTCTCCACTCAGTTCACGGAAGTCTTTCTTGTTTTCATCGTAAGCGAAATCTTTCGGTACGAGGAAGTTTGCAGGAATCGATCCGTTTGCAAGAACAACATCTGCAAGGTCTTCTTTCTGGAATGATTTTGCGATCGCTTTACGGATATTGACGTTTGCAAGAGGTGTTTCCTTGCCGCCTTTTTGCTGGTTGAACTTGAAGTAGAAAACAGATGTTTCTGCCTGTGTTACAGCTTCAGGGTCATCCTGGTACTGCATTGCAAGGTCACCGGATACGCCGGCACGGTCAAGCTTGCCATCCTGGTACAGGTTGACTGCTGTTGCAGAATCCTGAACGACGTTGACATTGATTTCAGTCAATTTCACGTTGTCAGCATCCCAATAGTGATCGTTCTTAACATATTTCCAGCTTCCGCCTGTACCGTCCCATTCAGTCAGAGTGAATGGTCCATTGTATAGAAGGTTGTCGGAGTTTGTAGCATACGCGTCGCCTTTTTCAGTGACGAATTCTTCTTTTTGCGGGTAGAACGTTCCGAATGACATGAGTGACAGGAAGTAAGGGACCGGACGCTCAAGTGTCACTTCGAGTGTCTTTTCGTCTTTCGCGACGATTCCGAGCTCTTTCTTGTCCATTTTGCCTTCACTGATAGCGGTTGCATTCTTGACAGTTCCGGACATCATGAACGGACCGTACGGAGATCCTGTAGCAGGATCGATTGCACGCTGCCATGCGAATACGAAATCATCAGCAGTGACTGGTGTACCGTCAGACCACTTTGCGTCACGGAGTTTGAACGTGTACGTCAAGCCGTCTTCGCTTTCAGTCGCCTCTTCTGCAGCCATTGCAGGTTCTGCAATGTTTTCTTCGTTCAGACGGTAGAGACCTTCGTTTACGTTGTTCAGTACGTTGAATCCTACTGCATCTTCAACGATTGCTGAGTCGACGGAAGGGATTGCAGCAGATTCAGCCAAGTTCAGAATTTGTTCTGCATCCGGCTCACCATCTTCTTTCTTAGGTGTTTCTGTTGCGGAGTCATCTTTTTTGCTGTCGTCGTCTTTTGAAGCATTGTCCTTATCATCCGAGCCGCCACAAGCAGCAAGGAAGATACTTAGTACTAATGTCATCGCGAGCAGCAATAGCCATTTTGTGTTCTTCAAGGTCATTCCCCCTTTTTATAATTGTCTGAAGAATTAACACTATTTCATTATACAATCAAATTCTCTTAAGTCAAAGTTTTTTTTACAAAAAATTTTACTAGGCATAACCAACCGATGAATTTGAATAGTCGTCGAATTGTGTCGGTAAGCGGTTTCCGGCCCTATTTTTCTTTGTCTAAACAACGATAGTGCTGTATGATACATAATGAATTATTACGAAATAGGAAATCGAGGTTAGAATTTTGAGAAAAAGCATATTTTTGTTTTCAATTGGTCAACTTACTATTTTTTTTCTGTGTTTCCTGTCAGACGGAGGTATTTCGTTGCTAAACTACATCAATTACTCCTTCTATGTCGGCGGTGTGCTCGTACTGGCAGGAGGAATAGTCTATATTGTCCGGACTGGTTCGTTTGATTTTTTCACAAGCAGTATGAGAAAAGTCTTGGCATCGAAACATACCCGGGATGACTTAGAAACGATGCGGCGTCCCTCTGAAGTCTTTTCGTTCAGCCCTAAGATCTTTTTCCAGGCAGGAATCCCGATTCTCATTCTCATGTCTGCCGCTCTGGCCCTCTATTGACGTCGAACTTGCATGCTTCCAATTGTTTATGCACAATGGAATAGTGGTACAACTAGGTAAGCGGTGCAATTAGAAAACGTCAGTCAGAATGGAGTGGGTTATGGAATGGAAATACTTTTATATGCCAGCGCAGCAATCGCGGCATTATCTCTCCTCCTCATCGCTATCTTCGTCATTAAGGCAGTCAAAGCTATGAATGCGACGAAGGATGAGATCGCGGATTCCCTCACGGATCTGCAGGGCAAGCTCAACGGTGTGACCGGACAGGCAAATGAGCTGCTTGCAAATACGAATCGGATCACGGAAGACGTGGAACGTAAACTGCAATCATTGAACAGTGTTGCAAAGGCCGCCCAGAAGCTGGATGAGTCGACGAAACACATGAATCAGTCCTTCCAGGCATTGGCGGACCAGATCAGCAATCCTGATCCGAAGTACAAAGATCTGATGCAGAAAGCGAACACAGTGACTGGCATTGCAGCGAGCATCTATTACCGGGCGAAACGGGAGAAAGCGAAGCAGACTGACCCTTCCAGCCGTCCCGGACGCAGCCGGAATGCCAGGACGGATGTCGAACTGCTCCCGCCGCCGCAAAAGCGGCTTCCTGAGCCGAAGTAAAAACTAAACGAAGAGGTGATGCAGATGGATTGGCTTGGAATCGGTGTATTGATCATCGGGATCGCCTTCGCAGTGTTAGTGGTGATCCTTATCAAACCATTGAAGAATCTTGGGGATGTTACGGAGAACTTGAAAGAGACGACAGCAAAGCTGCCCGGTACGATGGAAACTGTCACCGGACAGGCACAAATCGTGCTGAATACGAGCAATGAGACAATCGGCAATGTGAATCAGCAGGTGAATGAAATCACTCCCCTGTTCCAGATTGTCGGTGATACCGGGGAAGCGGCACGCTCCCTTACCAACTCCGCTCTTGAGAAGACGACGAAGCTGAAATCCCGTACGACGGATGCTGCGAACTTGTCCCGCCGTGAAAGATATCAAGGGCTGTACGGCCTGCTGTCGTTCCTGTATTATCTGAAAGAGAACAAGCAGGAAATCAAAGTGAAAGCCGAAGTGCTGAATAAGTGATCGATACGGAGCCAGCGCATTATGCGCCGGCTCCTTTCCTTTCCTGCTCAAACTGCCATTGTGCTCATAAATCGGGGAAAGTGTCCATAAATCCTGGAAAGTGATCATAAAACGGAAAAAGTGATCATAAACTCATGAAAGTGATCATAAATCCCGGAAACCGCTCATAAACCTGCAAAAGTGATCATAAAACTAAAAAAACGCTCATAAACCACATCATCTCTTCGTTCGCCAACAGCTCCCCTGTCCGCCACCGCTTAAATACCCATGCCAAATCTATCAGCGTGCTGAATAGCTTCCCTAATCTGTTTTAGTACACCCGCGGACTGTGGCTCTTCCTGCCGACTTGCCAATACGCTAAATCTACAGCACCAAAAAACACCGGCCGCGGCCGGTGCTCATCATCCCGTTCATTTCGTCATTTTTGCCGCAGCCGAAGCTTCGGCTTTCATCCTGTCGATCTCCTGTGCGCGTTCCTGGCCTCTCGCAGCGAACGTGTCCGGTTTTGGATAACGCTCCGGCTGTTTCAGCGCTTTGCCTTTCCGGACTGCATAGTAGCCGAGTGCCGCTGTGCCGTAGATGCCGCCGATCGATTTGTTGCGTGCCGTTTCGTCGGCACCCTCCGCTTTCCGTTTCGCTGCATCTGTCACGTTCTGCAGCGAAGCTGTCAAATTGCGTGTTGTGTTACCGAGGTCCCCCGCCACTTGGAACAGCGGTGTCAGATTGCCCAATTTCGTATTAACGTCCGCCAATGTGTCGTTGGAATGGCGGATAAGCTGTCCTGTTTCCCCAAGTACTCCGTCCAGCTGTTCAGGCAGCTGATCGAGTGTTTTGTTCACGCCGTCAAGCGTTCCTGCAATCCCTTTCAGGATCCTTGCAATGAAGATTGCAAGGATCAGGAAGGCGACGCCGATCAATAATACGCCCACACCTGCTAAACTCATCATCATCCCTCCAGCATCATCATGTTATTTTGTGACTTTTTCTGCTTTCTTCCAAGTTGTGAACAGGCTCGCCGCCAGTTCACCTGCCTGGATCAGGCCGACGAACGGTTTTGTTCCCGGGAGTCCGGGCTGCTTCCCATATGAAGCAGTCAGATCACTGACGCTCTCAGCCGCCTGTTCGGCAGTGTCACCTGCGTTCTTCACCGTA comes from Sporosarcina trichiuri and encodes:
- a CDS encoding ABC transporter ATP-binding protein, which gives rise to MSKILQVKNLELSFHTFAGEVKAIRGVNFDLNKGETLAIVGESGSGKSVTTKSIMRLLPESSAEFKNGEILFDGKDLTKLSDTEMQKIRGKDISMIFQDPMTSLNPTMTIGKQIMEPILKHQKVSKAKARKVAIDLLNMVGIPNAENRYKMYPHQFSGGQRQRIVIATALACNPQILIADEPTTALDVTIQAQILELMKDIQKKIDTSIIFITHDLGVVANVADRVAVMYGGKIVEIGTVDEIFYNPQHPYTWGLLSSMPSMDVNDEKLYAIPGTPPDLLNPPKGDAFALRSEYALKIDMEQPPPFFQVSDTHYAATWLLHPQAPQVEPPAAIIERMRTFPGSRYYEATGGRA
- the opp3C gene encoding oligopeptide ABC transporter permease; the encoded protein is MQKDHEQLPQDQFERISLNSDQAERIEKPSLSFWQDAWLRLRKNKAAIVSMVVLVLLILMAFIGPHLNGHDGAAQNLRHANLPPKVPGIEKLGIMDGVGNLGGKKVNLYEMKKVDEYYWFGTDGLGRDLFTRLWEGTQISLLIAFVAAVIDLVIGVLYGGISGYFGGRTDDIMQRIVEILIGIPTLIVVILMLMIMEPGIKAIIIAISITGWIGMSRIVRAQILKYKNQEFVLAARTLGTNDTKIMSKHLMPNVLGIIIINTMFTIPNAIFFEAFLSFIGIGLQPPDASLGTLIDDGYKVMRNQPYVLLYPSIVISVLMIAFNLIGDGLRDALDPKMKD
- the opp3b gene encoding oligopeptide ABC transporter permease — encoded protein: MVKYIGKRIIYMFITMFLIATTTFFLMQTLPGSPIASYSKLNDTQKKIVEKKYGIDKPAPVQYAIYMKNLAKGDLGTSFAFKGKSVNDLLASRIKPSFILGAQAMVFGTLVGILLGMLAALRQNTFWDYGSTFMAILGSSIPSFVFASLLQYYVASQWHLLPVGLWNDGWQSSVLPSLALAMGPLALSARFIRTEMIEVMSSDYITLAKAKGANKFEIAFKHAFRNALIPLITVLGPVAAGLVTGSLVVEKIFAIPGIGEQFVSSIMVNDFATIMGTTLFFSAFLIVVIFIVDILYGVIDPRIRLAGGKA
- a CDS encoding peptide ABC transporter substrate-binding protein, yielding MKNTKWLLLLAMTLVLSIFLAACGGSDDKDNASKDDDSKKDDSATETPKKEDGEPDAEQILNLAESAAIPSVDSAIVEDAVGFNVLNNVNEGLYRLNEENIAEPAMAAEEATESEDGLTYTFKLRDAKWSDGTPVTADDFVFAWQRAIDPATGSPYGPFMMSGTVKNATAISEGKMDKKELGIVAKDEKTLEVTLERPVPYFLSLMSFGTFYPQKEEFVTEKGDAYATNSDNLLYNGPFTLTEWDGTGGSWKYVKNDHYWDADNVKLTEINVNVVQDSATAVNLYQDGKLDRAGVSGDLAMQYQDDPEAVTQAETSVFYFKFNQQKGGKETPLANVNIRKAIAKSFQKEDLADVVLANGSIPANFLVPKDFAYDENKKDFRELSGDHLEYNAEEAKEFWKKGLDELGVDSLELEILGGDTELSKKMDEYFKSQLETNLEGLKIKLKEVPFAVRLELDSSQDYDIQVSGWGPDFQDPISFLDLFVTDGTNNLMSYSNKEYDQLIADSKGDLALKPEERYEAFAKAEKILLEDDAAIAPIYQRGLIFLEKPYFKGLVSHPFGADYSYKWAYISGKE
- a CDS encoding DUF3899 domain-containing protein, producing the protein MLNYINYSFYVGGVLVLAGGIVYIVRTGSFDFFTSSMRKVLASKHTRDDLETMRRPSEVFSFSPKIFFQAGIPILILMSAALALY
- a CDS encoding DUF948 domain-containing protein, whose translation is MEILLYASAAIAALSLLLIAIFVIKAVKAMNATKDEIADSLTDLQGKLNGVTGQANELLANTNRITEDVERKLQSLNSVAKAAQKLDESTKHMNQSFQALADQISNPDPKYKDLMQKANTVTGIAASIYYRAKREKAKQTDPSSRPGRSRNARTDVELLPPPQKRLPEPK
- a CDS encoding DUF948 domain-containing protein: MDWLGIGVLIIGIAFAVLVVILIKPLKNLGDVTENLKETTAKLPGTMETVTGQAQIVLNTSNETIGNVNQQVNEITPLFQIVGDTGEAARSLTNSALEKTTKLKSRTTDAANLSRRERYQGLYGLLSFLYYLKENKQEIKVKAEVLNK
- a CDS encoding DUF948 domain-containing protein → MSLAGVGVLLIGVAFLILAIFIARILKGIAGTLDGVNKTLDQLPEQLDGVLGETGQLIRHSNDTLADVNTKLGNLTPLFQVAGDLGNTTRNLTASLQNVTDAAKRKAEGADETARNKSIGGIYGTAALGYYAVRKGKALKQPERYPKPDTFAARGQERAQEIDRMKAEASAAAKMTK